Sequence from the Nilaparvata lugens isolate BPH chromosome 10, ASM1435652v1, whole genome shotgun sequence genome:
atgcaatgcaaatagagattgttgcatcattaaggcgactctatcagcatgccttggtttgcactgcaacaaactttcagtggCCACCTATCACTTtggctgccatatctcagttaatattgtaccaatcgataggtaattgaatttactgaaaaaagtttttcttgtatttttttgtaaaaccaacaacggtttctgagttattcaagaaacaactttttaaattgctgccattttgttttatgaatttgaaaaattatcaattttcttgtagcgttgtctagttgttataaatgattgtgcaaagtttcaatttggtatgtttaaccattatttagaaaaaaataataagtgaaaaaagcaaaatggccgctgtgtgagtgtctgaagacttccggacaatttaaatatgatatttagatatgttttttacccaggaacaatgccctagagaattggtagggagttcgtagACACtctgaataatatatttaaataaatcattctACATCGAAATTCGTGCGAGAAAAAGTGTTTGTTGAGCCTTTTTTTATCTTCCCTGGTAATTTTAATGATTCTTTTGAGTTGATTCTATACGGAATCATACTCATACATACTATCATTTCGTATTATTCAATATGACGAATATATCCGTCAGTGTcaaaattttatgtttattcacaatgatttaatacaataatcaataatttattgtttcaactgTGAGTAGGTTACATTCGTCTATCAATTTAGTAAGAGCTGAGACAAACCAGGCAACTCCAAATTGAGCCAGAAACATAGATAACTCATTATTCGAGAATACCATCGAGACATCTGAGAAAGCATGCATATTTTTTAATCTGCTATTTAAAGTACTGTATCATAGAGTCTGGTACGCATTCACCACAATTCTAAATCTCGGCTTCAATCGTTGAAATTggtacattttaaattgaatttgatctttACTAGCATTTACTTTCTCTAGAATAATAAGCATCGATCGATAATGAAAAGTGTTATCTCGTCAATCATTATTGAGCGTTGAGtgtaagattgattgatttatttcatttcctttGCCAGGTCTGAAGAGAcctaagagagggccgactgcaccctaacttcgctctctaggaaaaataaaggcagtcgttctattctattctattattaattttgtttgttgtGATTTTAGAATGCGAACACGACGGCAAGACATACAACAACGGAGAGAAGATAGTGATGCCGGATCAGCCATGCCAGGTGTGCTACTGCAAGGGAGGGGAGGTGATGTGCACCTCCATCACCTGCTACCATAGGGACGACTGTCAGCCCACCTACATTCCCGGCCAGTGCTGTCCCAAGTACGACCATTGTCCGCCCCTCGGTCAGTTCAAAGTCAAATCTTTTATTATCTTATTCAAATCACACTTTGTAGCTATGTTTTCAAACTACTACAAATCTCATGCCCGGTCGTACAAAATCCAGTTAAATTTCGAAGCCTTCGaaaaaattccaagtatgaTAATCGTCTCCCACTCGGTGAAATCCCATTCCCACTTAGtcaaatctatttttatttcaatcaaaacACACTTTGCAACTATGCTTTCATACAATTACAAACCCTATGCCCGATGGTAcagaattaaaaatgtttatgccctgttgaatttcaatcattatcagagaaggcttttttgaaaagaaggcttgtCTGTTTGGTTCAGGTGgcatttaatcataattaaaaattaacaggtctttgtgcaaccgggccatagagTAATTGGGAAAGAACAGCAGGCAATAATATCCCAAAACTATTCTTCTCCCAAACTTTGATAAAAGTCTTCAGATGTAAATCAGAGATTGCATTTTATTTGAAAGccaatgaatatataataattataaaatccaaattaaatggtGTAGCTGGCCCTAAAATGtctgctcatcgaatttcctctTAGCTGTTCTCCTTGTTATCAATATTAGCAATAGCAGAAGTCATCTGGCTAGTCAGCATTGATTTCTATTCTTGTTCAAAACgttttatttgataaaagtATACCAtgatcaaaatataaattttgacaTTGTTATCAAAGTGTGAGTGACATACGAAATGCTTTGAAGTAAAAGCTGATGTTTGTAACAACTAGGAATCACTTCACCtgaaaaatttgtgaaaaatattatcattttcatttttgcaGGTTGTGATGAACATTCTCTTGAATTTGAGGTAGGCTACATATAGTTGTTAGAAATCATTCTTGGAATCACTAATTATTGGAGCAGGCTATTAATCtccaatataaatattatttgttaatcTCCATTATTAATAAATGTTCTGTTTTTAATAATTCTCTTGCAGACTCTATGAAgccaattcaattgaataattgattaaacCAATCATTGATTCAATGCAATAAATCCAGTTTCTTCAATAATCAAATTATCTCCATACTCAATAATTCTTTGTTTTTGCAGACTCAAATGACAAAAAGTCATCAGACACGTCTGGCACATCAGTGAAAACGTCACGCAGCTCAAACAGCGGTGGCTACAAGCGTGAAATGCAGCCATGGCTGCTCACACAGTCGGCCAACAAAGACCACACCAGCGAGCACACGCGCGCCTATCAAGCAGCTACGCCCACTGACTCGCAAGCCACGCCCACCGACATGCAGGCCACGCCCACCGACTCGCAGGCCACGCCCCAGCTGGCTGACAAGAGGCCCAACACCGTCATTTTCACTGAGATGACCGCCGAGGAGGTCAAGACTAAACTGAAGTCTGATGCCGACGCTTATGAGAGTGCTAGGAGTAAGGGGGAGGGGGGAAGTGGTGGGAAAGTGGGGGGAGTTGACGGTGAGGGGAAAGGGGAAAATGATGTGAAGGGGGGTGGAAATGGTGGGAAGAAGGATGAAAGCGAAGGAAGTGTAAAGGAAAATGATGGTGGAAAAGAAGGAAATGTAAATGAAAGTGAAACTAGAGGTGCTAATGAAGAAAGTAATAAAGATGGGCTTGTTGAAAATGTAGATAAAGAGGGTGGAAATGGAgatgaaaaaagtgaaagtgTAGATGGAAATAGTAAAGATGGAAGTGATAAAAATGTGATGCTTGTAAATGAGGAAAATACTGATAAAAATGAGGAGAATACAGGTACAAAAGTTATGGATGAATTTAGAGATAATACAGAATCCACTACTGATGGTTATGGTGAGACCACCTACATCACCACAAATGACCACAAAGAGTCGACAACCGATTTTTCAACCTACAACCCTGAAATCAGTGATAAAACGATTATAGACGAGAGTACCAACCCCATCGATTTAGAGGACAACTTCATTCTGAACGATGCCTCCACACTGTACAACGTTGTGCCTCAGGATAACACGGAGAGCACCCTGGGATCTAGAGGCTTCACAACTGTGGGTGAGGATGAGACAACTACTGGCTCACCTGATTCGATGGAGTTTATCAGTACAGGAGTGACTGACAACCAGGATATGGGTCAGTTCAGGGACTATGTGAGTGATGGCTTGGAGGTGAATGAGTTCTCGACTAGAGGGTTGGAGGATGAGATGTCTACTGAGGGTCCTACTACTGAGGTGGGGATGGGTGAGGAGAAAAGTGGGGTGGCCACGACAACCCCCACAATTGTCTACCCCACAAGTACCACCGAGAGTTCCCTGAATACTTTGGAACCCACTGTAGGGGCACATGTAGTTTCTGAGGATGGCAAACAGGTTGTTGAAGATGGACATTTGGAAAAGGAAACTAGTGAGACTAAATCACCCAACAAAGCTGAGAATGTGGGAGAAGGAACAAAATCATCCACTGAGGAAACGTTGGATAGAGAAGTGACAAGCTTTGTGACAGAAATTTTTGGTGAAGATGCTGATGAAACTGACAGAGAGGAGAAGACTAAAAGAACACTTCTTCCAGAACGTTTGGACAGGAAATACACAACTGCCATCCATCCGTCACAAGTGGCTCATTACATTGATGAGAAGACAAAACTGGATGATTTCAGGCAACACAATGAGAACATGGATAAATCCAGGAATAACGAGGTGACAGAAACCAAGTACGGTATCATCAAATCTGTGTTTATTTCCAACAAAGACATGGATTCTCTCACTGAGGATGTGAATGGTAATTTGGATGGAATGGGTACTACCGGTTTGTCCACTCTGGATATTGAACAGAATGATGGGGAGAGAGTTAGCACAGAGAAAATCAGTAGCAGTGATGAAGTGGAAGCTGGGAAAGATGTGGAAGTCATCACATCAGATGTGGAATCCATGGAAGATGACGGAACAAAACAGGGAACAAAGGATAGTCTGATAAAGAAGTGTGACCCCAAGAAGAAGCAGCCAAAAGCGATAGGATCAGGCTCAAAGAAGAATGAGATCGGTGTGGGGGAGAAAAATAAGGTGAGGAAGGATGTGGTGGAGGGGAAAGGGGCCGTTGGTGGTAAAGGAATAGAAGGAGAGGAGATGCATAAAGAGGAattgatgaaggagaaggaggtgaaggtgGGGAATAACAATTCTAGTGAGGATAGTTCTAGTTCTTCTAGTAGTAGTAGTTCTGATGATTCAAAACCTGAGAGTAAATCTGATTCAAGCGATAGTTCGAGTAGCAGTTCTAGCTCAGAGTCTGATGATTCAAAATCTAAGAGTAAATCTAAGGATAGTTCAAGTAGTAGCTCTAGCTCAGAGTCCGATGACTCAAAGTCTAAAACCAAATCTAAGGATGATTCAAGTGACAGTTCGAGTAGCAGCTCCAGTTCCAGCTCTGAGTCTGATGAATCCCAGTCAAAAACCAAATCAAAGTCCGATTCAAGTAGCAGCTCAAGCTCTGATTCAGATGATTCAAAATCAAAGGACGAATCCAAAAAAGATTCAAGTGACAGCTCCAGTAGCTCTAGCTCTGAGTCTGATGATTCGAAATCAAAACATAAATCGAAGGATGATTCAAGTGATAGCTCAAGTAGCAGTTCAAGCTCTAGCTCTGAGTCTGATGAATCAAAATCCAAACATAAATCCAAGGATGATTCAAGTGATAGTTCAAGTAGCAGCTCCAGTAGCTCCAGCTCAGAGTCTGATGATTCAAAATCTAAGAGTAAGTCAAAGGATGATTCAAGTGACAGTTCAAGTAGCAGTTCAAGCTCTAGCTCTGAGTCTGATGATTCAAAATCCAAACATAAATCGAAGGATGATTCAAGTAGTAGCTCAAGCTCTAGCTCTGAGTCTGATGATTCAAAATCTAAACATAAATCTAAGGATGATTCAAGTGACAGTTCAAGTAGCAGCTCCAGTAGCTCTAGCTCTGAGTCTGATGATTCAAAATCCAAACATAAATCCAAGGATGATTCAAGTGACAGTTCCAGTAGTAGCTCAAGCTCGAGCTCTAGCTCTGAATCTGATGATTCAAAATCCAAGGACAAATCCAAGTCTGATTCAAGCTCTAGTTCAAGTAGCTCAAGCTCCAGCTCTAGTTCTGAATCTGATGAATCCAAGTctaaaataaaatcaaagtcTGACTCAAGTGATAGTTCCAGTAGTAGTTCAAGCTCTAGCTCAGAATCGAAATCTAAGAACAAATCCAAGGATGATTCAAGTAGTAGCTCAAGCTCTAGCTCTGAGTCTGATGATTCAAAATCTAAACATAAATCTAAGGATGATTCAAGTGACAGTTCAAGTAGCAGCTCCAGTAGCTCTAGCTCAGAGTCTGATGATTCAAAATCCAAGAGTAATTCAAAAGATGATTCAAGTGACAGTTCAAGTAGCAGCTCCAGTAGCTCAAGCTCTGAGTCTGATGATTCAAAATCCAAGAGTAAGTCAAAGGATGATTCAAGTGACAGTTCAAGTAGCAGCTCCCGTAGCTCTAGCTCAGAGTCTGATGATTCAAAATCCAAGAGTAATTCAAAGGATGATTCAAGTGACAGTTCAAGTAGCAGCTCCAGTAGCTCTAGCTCAGAGTCTGATTCAAAATCCAAGAGTAAGTCAAAGGATGATTCAAGTGACAGTTCAAGTAGCAGTTCAAGCTCTAGCTCTGAGTCTGATGATTCAAAATCCAAACATAAATCCAAGTCTGATTCAAGTGACAGTTCCAGTAGTAGCTCAAGCTCGAGCTCTAGCTCTGAATCTGATGATTCAAAATCCAAGGACAAATCCAAGTCTGATTCAAGCTCTAGTTCAAGTAGCTCAAGCTCCAGCTCTAGTTCTGAATCTGATGAATCCAAATccaaaataaaatcaaagacTGACTCAAGTGATAGTTCCAGTAGTAGTTCAAGCTCTAGCTCAGAATCGAAATCTAAGAACAAATCCAAGGATGATTCAAGTAGTAGTTCAAGTAGCAGTTCAGAATCTGAATCCAAAGGAAAATCCAAGTCTGACTCAAGTGACAGCTCAAGCAGTAGCTCGAGTTCTGAATCCAAAAACTCAAAATCAAAAGACAAATCCAAATCAGATTCAAGTGAAAGCTCAGAATCGAAAGAAGAATCAAAGAAATCCAAGTCAGACTCAAGTGAGGAAAGTTCAAGCAGTTCAGAGTCTGACAGTTCCAAGTCTAAAAGTAAATCCAAATCAGACTCCAGTGACAGTTCAAGTAGTAGCTCAGAGTCTGATGAGTCTAAGGAAGGAAAATCTGTGAGGAAGTCTAAATCTGACTCTAGCTCAAGTAGCTCTAGCTCTGAGTCTGAAGAATCCAAGTCTAAAACCAAATCAAAGTCTGACTCAAGTGATAGTTCCAGTAGTAGTTCAAGCTCTAGCTCAGAATCGAAATCTAAGAACAAATCCAAGGATGATTCAAGTAGTAGTTCAAGTAGCAGTTCAGAATCTGAATCCAAAGGAAAATCCAAGTCTGACTCAAGTGACAGCTCAAGCAGTAGCTCGAGTTCTGAATCCAAAAACTCAAAATCAAGAGACAAATCCAGATCAGATTCAAGCAGCTCTTCAGATTCAAGTGAAAGCTCAGAATCGAAAGAAGAATCAAAGAAATCCAAGTCAGACTCAAGTGAGGAAAGTTCAAGCAGTTCAGAGTCTGACAGTTCCAAGTCTAAAAGTAAATCCAAATCAGACTCCAGTGACAGTTCCAGTAGTTCAAGTAGCAGCTCAGAGTCTGATGAGTCTAAGGAAGGAAAATCTGTGAGAAAGTCTAAATCTGACTCCAGCTCAAGGAGCTCTAGCTCTAGCTCCAGCTCTAGCTCTGAGTCTGAAGAATCCAAGTCTAAAACCAAATCAAAGTCTGACTCAAGTGATAGTTCAAGTAGCAGCTCTAGTTCTGAATCTGATAACTCTAAATCTAAAGGGAAATCAGAATCAAGTTCAAGCAGTAGTAGTTCAGAGagtaatgataaaaaatcaaaGGAAAAATCTGATTCAGACTCCAAGAGTCACTCCAAATCAGGCTCTAGTAGCAGCTCGAGCTCTGAGTCACATGAGTCCAAGAAGAAGTCAGACTCTGATTCAAGTGATAGCAGCTCAAGTTCCTCTTCTGAATCCAAAGACTCCAAGTCACAACGGAAATCGAAGTCAGACTCTAGTGAAAGTTCAAGCAGCAGTAGCTCAGAATCCACTGAGCAGAAATCTGGAGATGAATTGAAATCAACTGGCAACAAATCCAAGAATGACTCAAGTTCCGACTCTAGTAGCtccagtagtagtagtagttctGAATCAGACGATAAGCCAAATGAAAAAGATGTGAAAACTAACGTTGAGATTACAACTGATAGCTCTATTGTTGTAGATTCAAAGCATGAGGCACCTCATACGGAGAAAGATGGTTTAGTTGATGAGGGGAAGGAAGGTGTTGTGGATGGTGGCTCAAAAAAGGATGATCACAATATTGGAGAAACGAATCAGAAAGGGAAAACAAATATTGGGAAAAGGAAACACAAGATGACATCTAATTTGATAAAAGAGAAGGATGATCTCAAGAACGGGCAGGATCACATGAATGAGGATGATGTGATTGTACTGGATATTACAAACAATAATAAGGAGACGGATAATATGAAAACTGGTGAACCCACCACTTTTCACCTAGATTTGTTCAATTTGAacgatgatgaagatgatgaggaAGGAGATTCAGGTAAAACGCGGAAAGGCTCCTCGAAACAATCCCAACGACCCATGATCAAAGTTATGGTGCAAAATCGTAAGAACCTCAACATATCCAACTCTCAGATAATTTTGACACCAGCCGATTTGAAGCTGTTAGCTGAGTACTTGATCAACGAGAAGATTAAACCCGCCGGTCAGAAtcatgaagatgatgataaggAGGCGTCAAAAACTAACAGTATTATAACAAAGTCGTTGATCAACAATGGGGATTTGACGATGGTGTTGAATATCACGACTATGAGTGATGTGGGAGTGAGTAAGGATGTCACAACTGAGGTGAACACTGTGACTGAGGGCTTTGATCAGAATGAGGTGGAGACTTTCAAGCCGTCAGATCTGATGAAGGATGACAAGAAGTCGGATAGAGTAGTTGTCGATGAGGTGGATTGTGGTGATGGTACCTCAACTGCTTCAACAACTACTGTTGGTGGGGGAAAAGGAGAAACGAAGGAAGGTGTAACTGAAGACCCttgtgatgaagaaggagaagaagcacACACTGAAACTGAAGTAGCGACAACTGATCGGTCCCCTGAAAGCACAGAGCTCCCTGATGTTCACACGACACTATCAGACGACCAGATTCTGAAAGGGTTGATCGATTTGATGAGGAAAACAACGGAATTAACGGACGAAGAATCAACTACTATCTACACGCATAACGTGAACCCAGAAACGTCAACGGAAACCGTTGAAAAACGACCCGAATCAACGACTAGACGAAAGTCGACGACGGACGCTACGAAAAACGAAAATAATGACGAAACTTCTTCGAGGAAAGTGAAGATCACTGATAACGAAGCTGGGAAGGAATCGTATACGGCGACGCTTGATGATAAGGATTTGCATTTGTTGAGGGATTTCatgaagaagcacttgaatatCAAGTGAGGGGGTAGTTCTAGTCAAAATTTGAGTTAGGGTCGTTATTTTGCTGTTTTATTGTCTTGGAGTTTGGGAAAATTTCATGAGTATGTTCCTAGATATTGCTTATTGTAGGACCAGTACTTGTTATTTTAGAACCTTGACACTAATAAtcctcaaaattatttcaatattgatgatCATGAAATGTGAGGCGTTTACTGTAGCTCAAAATTGTCTC
This genomic interval carries:
- the LOC111051684 gene encoding dentin sialophosphoprotein isoform X2, which translates into the protein MVGGSPGATALAIILLLATFANAGPINRKWQKRSVGDFNSTDSIFSQGVGGECVTEHGVYHGGESVPSPGPCETCTCRPPTVFCSMVRCPINPGCRTIQRSNQCCPDYRCECEHDGKTYNNGEKIVMPDQPCQVCYCKGGEVMCTSITCYHRDDCQPTYIPGQCCPKYDHCPPLDSNDKKSSDTSGTSVKTSRSSNSGGYKREMQPWLLTQSANKDHTSEHTRAYQAATPTDSQATPTDMQATPTDSQATPQLADKRPNTVIFTEMTAEEVKTKLKSDADAYESARSKGEGGSGGKVGGVDGEGKGENDVKGGGNGGKKDESEGSVKENDGGKEGNVNESETRGANEESNKDGLVENVDKEGGNGDEKSESVDGNSKDGSDKNVMLVNEENTDKNEENTGTKVMDEFRDNTESTTDGYGETTYITTNDHKESTTDFSTYNPEISDKTIIDESTNPIDLEDNFILNDASTLYNVVPQDNTESTLGSRGFTTVGEDETTTGSPDSMEFISTGVTDNQDMGQFRDYVSDGLEVNEFSTRGLEDEMSTEGPTTEVGMGEEKSGVATTTPTIVYPTSTTESSLNTLEPTVGAHVVSEDGKQVVEDGHLEKETSETKSPNKAENVGEGTKSSTEETLDREVTSFVTEIFGEDADETDREEKTKRTLLPERLDRKYTTAIHPSQVAHYIDEKTKLDDFRQHNENMDKSRNNEVTETKYGIIKSVFISNKDMDSLTEDVNGNLDGMGTTGLSTLDIEQNDGERVSTEKISSSDEVEAGKDVEVITSDVESMEDDGTKQGTKDSLIKKCDPKKKQPKAIGSGSKKNEIGVGEKNKVRKDVVEGKGAVGGKGIEGEEMHKEELMKEKEVKVGNNNSSEDSSSSSSSSSSDDSKPESKSDSSDSSSSSSSSESDDSKSKSKSKDSSSSSSSSESDDSKSKTKSKDDSSDSSSSSSSSSSESDESQSKTKSKSDSSSSSSSDSDDSKSKDESKKDSSDSSSSSSSESDDSKSKHKSKDDSSDSSSSSSSSSSESDESKSKHKSKDDSSDSSSSSSSSSSSESDDSKSKSKSKDDSSDSSSSSSSSSSESDDSKSKHKSKDDSSSSSSSSSESDDSKSKHKSKDDSSDSSSSSSSSSSSESDDSKSKHKSKDDSSDSSSSSSSSSSSSESDDSKSKDKSKSDSSSSSSSSSSSSSSESDESKSKIKSKSDSSDSSSSSSSSSSESKSKNKSKDDSSSSSSSSSESDDSKSKHKSKDDSSDSSSSSSSSSSSESDDSKSKSNSKDDSSDSSSSSSSSSSSESDDSKSKSKSKDDSSDSSSSSSRSSSSESDDSKSKSNSKDDSSDSSSSSSSSSSSESDSKSKSKSKDDSSDSSSSSSSSSSESDDSKSKHKSKSDSSDSSSSSSSSSSSSESDDSKSKDKSKSDSSSSSSSSSSSSSSESDESKSKIKSKTDSSDSSSSSSSSSSESKSKNKSKDDSSSSSSSSSESESKGKSKSDSSDSSSSSSSSESKNSKSKDKSKSDSSSSSDSSESSESKEESKKSKSDSSEESSSSSESDSSKSKSKSKSDSSDSSSSSSSSSESDESKEGKSVRKSKSDSSSRSSSSSSSSSSESEESKSKTKSKSDSSDSSSSSSSSESDNSKSKGKSESSSSSSSSESNDKKSKEKSDSDSKSHSKSDSDSSDSSSSSSSESKDSKSQRKSKSDSSESSSSSSSESTEQKSGDELKSTGNKSKNDSSSDSSSSSSSSSSESDDKPNEKDVKTNVEITTDSSIVVDSKHEAPHTEKDGLVDEGKEGVVDGGSKKDDHNIGETNQKGKTNIGKRKHKMTSNLIKEKDDLKNGQDHMNEDDVIVLDITNNNKETDNMKTGEPTTFHLDLFNLNDDEDDEEGDSGKTRKGSSKQSQRPMIKVMVQNRKNLNISNSQIILTPADLKLLAEYLINEKIKPAGQNHEDDDKEASKTNSIITKSLINNGDLTMVLNITTMSDVGVSKDVTTEVNTVTEGFDQNEVETFKPSDLMKDDKKSDRVVVDEVDCGDGTSTASTTTVGGGKGETKEGVTEDPCDEEGEEAHTETEVATTDRSPESTELPDVHTTLSDDQILKGLIDLMRKTTELTDEESTTIYTHNVNPETSTETVEKRPESTTRRKSTTDATKNENNDETSSRKVKITDNEAGKESYTATLDDKDLHLLRDFMKKHLNIK
- the LOC111051684 gene encoding dentin sialophosphoprotein isoform X6; the encoded protein is MVGGSPGATALAIILLLATFANAGPINRKWQKRSVGDFNSTDSIFSQGVGGECVTEHGVYHGGESVPSPGPCETCTCRPPTVFCSMVRCPINPGCRTIQRSNQCCPDYRCECEHDGKTYNNGEKIVMPDQPCQVCYCKGGEVMCTSITCYHRDDCQPTYIPGQCCPKYDHCPPLDSNDKKSSDTSGTSVKTSRSSNSGGYKREMQPWLLTQSANKDHTSEHTRAYQAATPTDSQATPTDMQATPTDSQATPQLADKRPNTVIFTEMTAEEVKTKLKSDADAYESARSKGEGGSGGKVGGVDGEGKGENDVKGGGNGGKKDESEGSVKENDGGKEGNVNESETRGANEESNKDGLVENVDKEGGNGDEKSESVDGNSKDGSDKNVMLVNEENTDKNEENTGTKVMDEFRDNTESTTDGYGETTYITTNDHKESTTDFSTYNPEISDKTIIDESTNPIDLEDNFILNDASTLYNVVPQDNTESTLGSRGFTTVGEDETTTGSPDSMEFISTGVTDNQDMGQFRDYVSDGLEVNEFSTRGLEDEMSTEGPTTEVGMGEEKSGVATTTPTIVYPTSTTESSLNTLEPTVGAHVVSEDGKQVVEDGHLEKETSETKSPNKAENVGEGTKSSTEETLDREVTSFVTEIFGEDADETDREEKTKRTLLPERLDRKYTTAIHPSQVAHYIDEKTKLDDFRQHNENMDKSRNNEVTETKYGIIKSVFISNKDMDSLTEDVNGNLDGMGTTGLSTLDIEQNDGERVSTEKISSSDEVEAGKDVEVITSDVESMEDDGTKQGTKDSLIKKCDPKKKQPKAIGSGSKKNEIGVGEKNKVRKDVVEGKGAVGGKGIEGEEMHKEELMKEKEVKVGNNNSSEDSSSSSSSSSSDDSKPESKSDSSDSSSSSSSSESDDSKSKSKSKDSSSSSSSSESDDSKSKTKSKDDSSDSSSSSSSSSSESDESQSKTKSKSDSSSSSSSDSDDSKSKDESKKDSSDSSSSSSSESDDSKSKHKSKDDSSDSSSSSSSSSSESDDSKSKSKSKDDSSDSSSSSSSSSSESDDSKSKHKSKDDSSSSSSSSSESDDSKSKHKSKDDSSDSSSSSSSSSSSESDDSKSKHKSKDDSSDSSSSSSSSSSSSESDDSKSKDKSKSDSSSSSSSSSSSSSSESDESKSKIKSKSDSSDSSSSSSSSSSESKSKNKSKDDSSSSSSSSSESDDSKSKHKSKDDSSDSSSSSSSSSSSESDDSKSKSNSKDDSSDSSSSSSSSSSSESDDSKSKSKSKDDSSDSSSSSSRSSSSESDDSKSKSNSKDDSSDSSSSSSSSSSSESDSKSKSKSKDDSSDSSSSSSSSSSESDDSKSKHKSKSDSSDSSSSSSSSSSSSESDDSKSKDKSKSDSSSSSSSSSSSSSSESDESKSKIKSKTDSSDSSSSSSSSSSESKSKNKSKDDSSSSSSSSSESESKGKSKSDSSDSSSSSSSSESKNSKSKDKSKSDSSSSSDSSESSESKEESKKSKSDSSEESSSSSESDSSKSKSKSKSDSSDSSSSSSSSSESDESKEGKSVRKSKSDSSSRSSSSSSSSSSESEESKSKTKSKSDSSDSSSSSSSSESDNSKSKGKSESSSSSSSSESNDKKSKEKSDSDSKSHSKSGSSSSSSSESHESKKKSDSDSSDSSSSSSSESKDSKSQRKSKSDSSESSSSSSSESTEQKSGDELKSTGNKSKNDSSSDSSSSSSSSSSESDDKPNEKDVKTNVEITTDSSIVVDSKHEAPHTEKDGLVDEGKEGVVDGGSKKDDHNIGETNQKGKTNIGKRKHKMTSNLIKEKDDLKNGQDHMNEDDVIVLDITNNNKETDNMKTGEPTTFHLDLFNLNDDEDDEEGDSGKTRKGSSKQSQRPMIKVMVQNRKNLNISNSQIILTPADLKLLAEYLINEKIKPAGQNHEDDDKEASKTNSIITKSLINNGDLTMVLNITTMSDVGVSKDVTTEVNTVTEGFDQNEVETFKPSDLMKDDKKSDRVVVDEVDCGDGTSTASTTTVGGGKGETKEGVTEDPCDEEGEEAHTETEVATTDRSPESTELPDVHTTLSDDQILKGLIDLMRKTTELTDEESTTIYTHNVNPETSTETVEKRPESTTRRKSTTDATKNENNDETSSRKVKITDNEAGKESYTATLDDKDLHLLRDFMKKHLNIK